The Desulfococcus multivorans DNA window GCCTTTTCATAGCCGGTCATCCGCACCATCCCCCGATTGACGGAAACGATGGTCCCGTCCTTGTCCACGATCATGACCCCGTCCTGGATGGTGTCGACGACCGTTTTCCAATAATTGTTCATCTCCGTTTCAAACACGACCGCTCCTGTTAACCTTTAACGAATGTTAAAAATCGATCATTAACGAATTTAACACATCCGGCCGCCAACGTCCAGTGTCAAGGAACGACATCGCCCGTGCCTTTCGGCTAATGGGGATGCGGGAGCGCCCCATGAAAAATACGCGATGCTGGCATTTAAATTGCTATGCTCTACAGTCGAAATGCGAAACCCCGGATGTCGCCACTGCATACCGCGTTCACGACATCGTGGTCCGGGGATCACCCATTATCCGATGAATTCAAAGACAGAGAGGCGTCATGGAACGGCCGCCCGATTACATCATCGATGTCAAGGGGATCTTCTCCCCGTTTACCCTCCTGAAAATCAGCCGGGTCTTCAAGGGTATGGCGCCAGGCGATACCCTTGAAATCCGGGAGTGCGATCCCGAAACCCGTTCCGATCTCCTTCGGATCCTGCCTCCGGAAACCCGTCGTCTGGGCATCGACGACGCCGGCGGCGAAGGCGCGGCCGCCCGCTGCCGGATTCGGGTGTCCAAGACCGCCGTTCCGGAGCGGACGCCCCCTGTTGAACACCCAACCCCAAGCCAGAAAGGACCCATCAGATGACATCACCGTTAAACGTCGTTGTGATCGGCGGCGTCGCCGCCGGCCCCAAGACCGCCGCCCGGCTGAAACGAATCATGCCTGAAGCCCGCGTAACCCTCATCGACAAGGACCGAATCGTCTCCTACGGGGCCTGCGGCCTGCCCTACTATGTGGAGGGCCTCTTCGACGACATCAACACCCTCATGGAGACCCCTGTCGGCGTGGCCCGGACCCCGGTCTTCTTCGACAAGGTCAAGGGATTCTCGGTGAGAACCCGCACCGAAGCCCTTGCCATCGATCGGAAGAACAGGCAGGTCCGGGTCCGCAACCTGGATTCGGGTGAGGAGGCCGATCTGCCCTATGACAAGCTGGTGATCGCCACCGGCGGCTATCCGTTCAGGCCGCCGATTCCCGGAGTGGACCTCAAAAACGTCTGGTTCATGACCCATCCCGACGACGCCCGCACTTTGGTGGAGGAGATCCAGGCCCAGGGGCTGAAAAAAGCGGTGATGGTGGGTGCGGGCTTCATCGGCATCGAGATGGCCGAAGCCCTCAAGCACCGGGGCCTCGACGTCACGGTGGTGGAGATGGTGGATCAGATCATGCCCGGCATCCTGGACAAGGATGTGGCGACCTTCGCGGCCAAGCATCTCCGGGCCAAAGGCGTCAAACTGGTACTGGGCGAACGGGTCACCGCCATCGAAGGGGACACCCGGGCCGCCGCCGTCAAGACCGACCGGCAGAAGATCGACGCCGATCTCGTGGTCATCGCCGTGGGCACCCGCCCCAACGACCGTCTGGCCCGGGCCGCCGACCTCGACTGCATGGCCCGGGGGGGCATCATCATCAATGAATACTGCCAGACCAGCGATCCGAATATCTACGCGGGGGGCGACTGCGTGGTCAACCGGTATGCCGGGAAGATCGCCGGAAGCCGTCTCTTCGTGGCCCTGGGCTCCACGGCCAACAAGCACGGCCGGATCATCGCCAACCACATCGCCGGAAAGGCCACGCCCTTTTCCGGCATCACCTGCACCGGCATCGTCCGCGCCTTCGATTTCACCCTTGGTCGGACCGGTCTCAGCGAGCAGCAGGCCCGCAACCTGAACATGGAGATCGAGACCGTCACCTGGTCGGGCCCGGACATGCCCCACTACATGCCCGGCAGCGGCCCCTTCATCATCAAGATGATCGCCTCCAAACGGGATCGTAAGCTGCTGGGGGTCCAGGTGGCCGGCATGGGCAACGGGGCCAAACGGATCGACGTATCAGCCGCGGTCATTCTCCTGGGCGGCACCCTCGACGACGTGAGCGACGTCGATTTCGGCTACGCCCCGCCCTACAGTCCGCCCATCGATCCCCTGGCCACCTGCGCCCACGTGCTCACCAACAAACTGGACGGCCTGGCCAGGGGAATCTCGGCCTTTGAGGCCAAGGCGATCATCGACCGGGGCGACGCCCTGCTTCTCGATGTCCGCACACCCCAGGAATTCGCAACAGTGCAGCTCCCCTACGACGTCGTCCACATCCCCCTGGGGGCCCTCAGGGAAAAATCGGCGGAACTGCCCCGCGACCGGGACATCCTCGCCTTCTGCAAGGTGAGCATGCGGGGATACGAAGCCCAGCTGATCCTCAACGCCGCGGGGTTCGACCGGGTCCGGTTCATCGAGGGCGGCATCATCGGATGGCCCTTTGAGGTGCGAAACCTGTCCTGATCACTCCCGCCGCAACGAAGGACGTCCGGGCGGTCCCGGATAATTTTTTGTCGGAGACGGGGCGGCATCCCGTCTCCGGACGCCCCCTCTGGAGACGGAACCCGTTTTTCTCCTTGTATATTTTTCTCCGCCGTGGTATCGGAAATCGATTTTTCTTTTCCGGATAAAACCACATGAAGAATTGATGCATTCCTGTTTTGAAAGGAGAACGTAGAAATGGCGCAGAGCAGCAAAGGCTTACCCAAGATCATACCCTTGACGCTGGTCATCCTGTTGGGCATCCTGGTCCAGGTGTTGTTCGTCTTCGCGGACATGCAAGAAACGCCGAACAAGGCGGCCGTAGCCTTCGCGGAAGCCTACTACGGATTCGACAAGACGGGGCTGGGGGAACGACTCTGTGAAAGCAGCCGGGTGGTCGACGAGGTGAACGTCGTCGATCAGTACATATACGATGCCGCCCGGAAGGCCGAGGCCCGGGGATACGACCTGGGAATGTACGTCAAGAACGATCTCTATCATGTGGAGACCGAAATCCTCGAGGAATCCTTCGACAAGGCCAGGGTCCGCCTGACGGCCGAGCGCAAGTCCGGCCTGAGGACCTTCTTCTCCAGGGAAGACGTCCATCCGGTGGACCTCACCTTCGACCTTGTCAGAGAGGACGGCAAATGGAAGGTCTGCACCGATCTTCTCTCCCTCGACAAGGCATAACCCCTTCCCGTTACCCGATTGAGAAGTCCTCGATCCCGGCAGGGCGGCCCCGCCGCCCCGCCGGTGTTCAGACCGATGTGACATTGCACCCCTCGAAAGATATCGGCGTGCCCTACACCGACATTCGGCGCTGCGCCAGACGGATCGCGGCCCGATTCCCCGTCCCGGAATTTTACGTCGATTTTCCCCTGGAGTTCGCTTTTTCCCAGCGTTTTTTCGAACTGGATCCAACCGTTTGCGCCATACGACGCATCGCCGTCCGGGAACTGGAGGACGATCTGGGACACGGACTGCCCCACGCCGACAAGGTGAGCCTGGATGCCGGAGCCCTCGCGATCATCGAGAGCCGGCGCATCGGCCTCTCCCTCCGGTGCATCCGGAAGCGGCTTCGGCTGGCCCAATCGGCGGGGCTGCTCCACGATATCCGACGCAAGGATGCCGATCATGCCCTGACGGGATCGATACATGCCCGGAAGCTTCTGGAAGGAAGCGGGCTGTTCACGTCGTCGGAGATTGACGCTGTCTGCGGCGCCATCCTGAACCACGAAGCCTTCAAGCGAAACCTGCCCATCCCGGGCGGGAAAGACCGGATGATATCGGACTGTCTCTACGACGCCGACAAGTTCCGATGGGGGTACGACAATTTTACCGACACCGTATGGACCATGGTATCCTACCTGCGGGTGCCGATCGAGGATTTCATCGGTCGATACCCCCAGGGTATGGCAAGGATCGCCGACATCAAGCGGACCTTCCGCACTGAAACGGGGAAGGTCTACGGCCCGCGCTTCATCGACATGGGCCTCGCCGTCGGCAGGCTGCTCTACGAGACCCTCCGGCGCGACTTCGCAGCCGTCATCGCCCCATGAAGCTCATCGGCATCATCATCGGCCTGATCTACACCCTGTGGCCCGTAGATATCATCCCCGACATGCCGTTTGTGGGATTTCTGGACGATGTTGCCCTGTGGGTCCTCCTCTTCTGGTATCTCTTCCTGCGCCCCGGCGCAACGGAAACACCCGCTTCGGAAGATGCCGACCCCCGTCGGGATCGCTCCCGGACCTTCCGGGGCGGCCGCGACGAGCGGGGAGGGACCGACCAGAGGCCGCCGACCGGGGACGCCCCGAAGGACCCCTATGAGATCCTGGGCATCGACCGGGGCGCTTCACCCGAGGCTGTCAAAAAAGCCTATCGGACCCTGGCGGCCAAATACCACCCCGACAAGTTCGCCCACCTGGGGGAGGATTTCCAGAAAACGGCCGAAAAGCGGTTCAAAGAAATCCACGAGGCCTATCGCACCCTGATATCCAAACCCTGAAGCGGGGCGCCGTCGCCGGTCCCCGCCGTGAAGGAGTCGAAACATGCCCAAGATTGTCGCCGTTTACGGCAGCCCGAGACGAAACGGGAACACCGCGACCCTGCTGAAAGCGGCCGTCAGGGGCGCCCGGGACGCCGGCGCCGAGGTCCGGGAATTCGTATTGCGGGACCTCAGGATGTCGCCCTGCCTTGAAATCTACAAATGCAGGGAGAACGGTCGGTGCGCCATCCGGGACGACTTTCAGACGGTCCATGACGACATCCTCTCCGCCGAAGGCATGATGATCGCCTCCCCGATCTTTTTCTACACCGTGAGCGCCCACACCAAGATTCTGATGGACCGCTGCCAGTCCTGCTGGGTCAAGAAATACTGGATCGACAAGGCCGCCTTCGGAAAACGGCCCCCCACCCGCAAGGGGCTCTTCATCGCCGTGGGGGCGACCCGGGGGAAAAGGCTCTTCGAGGGGGCCCTCCTCACCGTACGCTACTTTTTCGACGTCCTGGACATGGACCTCTGGCGATCGCTGCTTTACCGGGGTCTCGACTTCGAAGGGGACGTCCTGGAACACCCCGAGTACCTGGAAGAGGCATATCGAACCGGTCGGGCCCTGGCGGAAGCCCTTCCCGCTCCGAAGTAGCCTGCCGCAATGGAAACCGCTTCGGCCGTGAAGGCCGTTCTCGAGGTCCGGGGGCTTGTCAAGGCCTACGGCGATACCAGGGCCGTCGACGGGATCAGTTTCGCCATTCCGCCCGGGATCTGCTTCGGACTCTTGGGGCCCAA harbors:
- a CDS encoding DnaJ domain-containing protein, yielding MKLIGIIIGLIYTLWPVDIIPDMPFVGFLDDVALWVLLFWYLFLRPGATETPASEDADPRRDRSRTFRGGRDERGGTDQRPPTGDAPKDPYEILGIDRGASPEAVKKAYRTLAAKYHPDKFAHLGEDFQKTAEKRFKEIHEAYRTLISKP
- a CDS encoding sulfurtransferase TusA family protein → MERPPDYIIDVKGIFSPFTLLKISRVFKGMAPGDTLEIRECDPETRSDLLRILPPETRRLGIDDAGGEGAAARCRIRVSKTAVPERTPPVEHPTPSQKGPIR
- a CDS encoding FAD-dependent oxidoreductase, whose protein sequence is MTSPLNVVVIGGVAAGPKTAARLKRIMPEARVTLIDKDRIVSYGACGLPYYVEGLFDDINTLMETPVGVARTPVFFDKVKGFSVRTRTEALAIDRKNRQVRVRNLDSGEEADLPYDKLVIATGGYPFRPPIPGVDLKNVWFMTHPDDARTLVEEIQAQGLKKAVMVGAGFIGIEMAEALKHRGLDVTVVEMVDQIMPGILDKDVATFAAKHLRAKGVKLVLGERVTAIEGDTRAAAVKTDRQKIDADLVVIAVGTRPNDRLARAADLDCMARGGIIINEYCQTSDPNIYAGGDCVVNRYAGKIAGSRLFVALGSTANKHGRIIANHIAGKATPFSGITCTGIVRAFDFTLGRTGLSEQQARNLNMEIETVTWSGPDMPHYMPGSGPFIIKMIASKRDRKLLGVQVAGMGNGAKRIDVSAAVILLGGTLDDVSDVDFGYAPPYSPPIDPLATCAHVLTNKLDGLARGISAFEAKAIIDRGDALLLDVRTPQEFATVQLPYDVVHIPLGALREKSAELPRDRDILAFCKVSMRGYEAQLILNAAGFDRVRFIEGGIIGWPFEVRNLS
- a CDS encoding flavodoxin family protein, which produces MPKIVAVYGSPRRNGNTATLLKAAVRGARDAGAEVREFVLRDLRMSPCLEIYKCRENGRCAIRDDFQTVHDDILSAEGMMIASPIFFYTVSAHTKILMDRCQSCWVKKYWIDKAAFGKRPPTRKGLFIAVGATRGKRLFEGALLTVRYFFDVLDMDLWRSLLYRGLDFEGDVLEHPEYLEEAYRTGRALAEALPAPK